GTTTGAACTTTCTTACGTCAGTGGATGTCCTGAGCGCGATATTGCATTACTCAGACTGACTCCAGAATCATGTGAGCGATTAAAGAGCCATTTAAAAAAAGATACAATTCCCTATTTAGAATGTGGCGACTCGGACAAGCTTTGCGAAGCGCAAGAGATTATGACGCTTGGATTTCCCCTAGGCCAAGAGAATTTAAAAAGCGCCCTTGGCATTGTCGCAGGACGAGAAAATACTTCTATTGGAGAATGCATTCAAACCACAACTCCTGTGAATCCAGGTAATTCTGGTGGAGCTTTTCTTGATAAAGCAGGCAATGTTATTGGAATTTGTTCACTCAAAGGAGTCGATACCGAAGGTGTTGGATACCTCATCCCTATCAACAGCGTCATGCTTATGATGGAAACTTTTTTTGAGCAACCAATTGTTCGCTGCCCCTACTGGGGTTTAGAAATACAACCAACAACAGAACAAACTCTCCGCTACTTAGAATCTCCTTATAACAGAGGCGTTTATATCTCTAACGTTAAGGCAGGGTCTATTGGAGAACTCATTGGATTACAGAAGGGGGATCTTCTCCATCAAATTGATGGTTTGGATATCGATCGTCATGGCTACCTTGAGTCACCGTGGACAATGCGCAAAATTACGCTCGGTACCTATCTCAATCGATTGGCATTCAAGTCAACTGCCTGCTGTACCATTTTTCGGAATGGAGAAAATTTCACGTTTGAGTATCTTGTCACTCCTCGCCAACCAAATCCTATTGATTATATCCATCCATGGATCGAAGAAATGCCTGAATATGAAATTATTGGAGGCTTAGTTGTCGGGCAATTTACCCTCAACTATCTTTATGTTGCCCGAGAAATGTTAAGAAAAATGGGGGGCTCTGAACTTAAAGCCTCATCAATGATTAAGTACAAAGAAAGCGACAAACAGCTTGAACCTCGTGTTTGCATCACCAGCATACTACCTGACTCTCAGGCACATAAAACAGAGTCATTCAATTCTGCAGACCTGATCATCAGCACGGTTAATGAGATTCCGATCAAAACTATAACCGATTTCCGTGAAGCCGTTACTGCAAGCATAGGAAGGGAATATCTGGTTATTCAAACTGAAGGAGGCTCTCTGGTTGCCCTTTCAATAAAAAATATTATTGAACAGGAACCTATTCTAGCAGCACGCCACCACTATAAAATATCTAATCTAGTCAAAATTTTTGAAGAAAAAAGCGATTTTTAAGCTAAAATAAGCTCTATTTTACATAATTAAACCTGCCATGAAATGCCCTGGCAATATGATTAAAAACAAGTTAAACTGATTTATAGAACTGAACTTTTCTAACAGATAATATTTATTACTCGAAGGGTACCCGTAGTGTCAAAACTAGAAAAAGTAATCGAACAAACAACATTTTTACTTGAGAAGCAACGTCAAGCTCATCAAGAATGCCAAACAGTTTTTGAAGATCTTCTTGCGTATGTAACCAAGAAAATAGATGCTGCTCATGATGAAGAAGAAGTTGAAACGCTTGAAAACATTCATGACATTCTTGCTGGTCAAGCTGAACAGCTTACAGAAGATGCTGGTGGGGACATTAGCTTTTTGACTGAGCACATTAAAGCACTCAAAAAAATTCGTGAAGTCAAAGATGCTGCAAAAGCTACTGAACTTTTAAATGCTTTGATTGATGAACAAGAAGAAATTCTTGAAACAACCGATTTCAAAGATGAAATTACACGCGAATCTGAAGTTGCTAAAGATCAACTTCTTGCAATGGTTGCCGACCTAAAAGATGCGCTTGAAGAAGGCAATTCTAAAGAAGTTGAACTCTATCTTGAATCTCTCTTCCAAGGCGAAGAAGATGCTGATGGCTGTGAAGATGATGAAGACGGCGAGCATGACGAAGATGAAGAAGATGGCTGTGGATCTTGCTCTGGTGGATGTGAAACTGGCGGCGGATGTGGCACAGGAAAATGTTGCTCTTCTGATGATGATGAAGAAGGCGATGACATCTTTTCATTTTTAAATAAAAAAGATGATAAAGATCACTAAACTCTAACACAATGCTGTTGCATCCAAGTGAGTGATCGTGATAGGCTTACTTTTTAGAATGTATTCAGATACCGTTTAGATTGATCAGAAAAAGGCTTTTGTTATGAAAAAAGTGTACATTACTCCTGGATGCATTTCATGCGGAACATGCGAGCAGATTTGTCCAAAGGTTTTCAAGGTTAAGAATGTTGCCGAAGTTATCGAAAACGCTGACCTTAAAGAAAATGCTGAACTCATTACAGAGGCAGCCGACATCTGCCCGGTTAACGTCATTAAATACGAGGAATAATTACACCTGTGCTCTACTATACTATGATAAAACGGTTTTTTATGGGTACTTTTCAAAACATTAAAGCTCTGTTTTTTGAAACAACATCTCCTGTAGATGATGCATTCTATTTTGAGCAAATCAAAAAACGATTCAACATCGACCCAAATGGCTTGTATGCCGGCAGAATTCTGCACGAAGCATACAAGCTCTATCCTGAAAATGATGCATTGATCGATAAAGATCGTTCTTTAAAATATAAAGAATTCTTTTATCGCTCAATCTGCTTGAGTAAAAAATTTCAAGCTATGAATGTTACAAAAGGCGACAGAGTTTTACTCTTTTTTGAAAATTCTGTTGAGCTCTACATCGCTTATTTTGCTGCGTGGCAAGTTGGCGCTGTTGTTGTTCCTGTTAACATTTTTTTACACGAAAAAGAGCTTGTCTACATTATTCAAGACT
The Candidatus Dependentiae bacterium genome window above contains:
- a CDS encoding trypsin-like peptidase domain-containing protein yields the protein MNEFCLNNVYRALVIIGLAFGACEAKSEKLLNNDLTKKFAPQQTALHQLKNAHSWEEICKQSKDAVFQIYSYVSIPNFREPFKSPDRQLSTGSGFCISPEGLILTNFHVINLASVIIMYHPALGREQFELSYVSGCPERDIALLRLTPESCERLKSHLKKDTIPYLECGDSDKLCEAQEIMTLGFPLGQENLKSALGIVAGRENTSIGECIQTTTPVNPGNSGGAFLDKAGNVIGICSLKGVDTEGVGYLIPINSVMLMMETFFEQPIVRCPYWGLEIQPTTEQTLRYLESPYNRGVYISNVKAGSIGELIGLQKGDLLHQIDGLDIDRHGYLESPWTMRKITLGTYLNRLAFKSTACCTIFRNGENFTFEYLVTPRQPNPIDYIHPWIEEMPEYEIIGGLVVGQFTLNYLYVAREMLRKMGGSELKASSMIKYKESDKQLEPRVCITSILPDSQAHKTESFNSADLIISTVNEIPIKTITDFREAVTASIGREYLVIQTEGGSLVALSIKNIIEQEPILAARHHYKISNLVKIFEEKSDF
- a CDS encoding ferredoxin, with the protein product MKKVYITPGCISCGTCEQICPKVFKVKNVAEVIENADLKENAELITEAADICPVNVIKYEE